One Syngnathoides biaculeatus isolate LvHL_M chromosome 4, ASM1980259v1, whole genome shotgun sequence DNA window includes the following coding sequences:
- the carnmt1 gene encoding carnosine N-methyltransferase isoform X3 produces MAETKEEAPLIGEYLPKERKTFTPEEEARLERQHFWRIIDAFRFYRGHVQEHVNRAERHFLSLPERHQNLLPSVLPHLARIRQCADHNHEVLQAIVEHSIHMFENIEYGEREDSRKVRSSSTFDMDKLKSTIKQFVRDWSEAGQCERESCYEPIIREIQRHFPSDQYDVSKVSVLVPGAGLGRLAWEIARLGYICQGNEWSFFMLFSSNFVLNRCEKVNCLTLYPWIHQFSNNKKSSDQTRSIQFPDVNPQSLPQDSDFSMVAGDFLEVYSDADSWDCVATCFFIDTAHNIIQYVETIWKILKPGGIWINLGPLLYHFENMANELSVELSYEDIRAAMVKLGFHIVVENESLHTTYTENERSMLRYIYDCVLFVARKPHNLHSNCRKEEDQQSSPPAAKSPRQDDSECFQVLCSCPSRLGSPPVPPWPQPG; encoded by the exons ATGGCGGAAACAAAAGAGGAGGCACCGCTAATAGGGGAATATTTGccaaaggaaagaaaaacgTTCACCCCCGAGGAAGAGGCCAGGCTCGAAAGGCAACATTTTTGGAGAATAATCGACGCCTTTAGATTTTACAG ggGGCATGTGCAAGAGCATGTAAATCGAGCAGAGCGGCACTTTCTGAGTCTGCCTGAGCGCCACCAGAATTTACTGCCTTCTGTACTTCCACACCTGGCCCGGATCCGTCAGTGCGCAGACCACAACCACGAAGTCCTGCAGGCCATTGTCGAGCACAGCATTCACATGTTTGAGAACATTGAGTACGGGGAGAGG GAGGATTCGAGGAAAGTGCGCTCCTCCTCAACGTTTGACATGGACAAGCTCAAGTCCACCATTAAGCAGTTTGTCAGAGACTGGAGCGAGGCGGGTCAGTGTGAGCGAGAGTCCTGCTATGAGCCCATCATCCGGGAGATCCAAAGGCACTTCCCAAGTGACCAATA TGATGTGTCTAAGGTCAGCGTGCTGgtcccgggggccggacttggTCGTCTCGCTTGGGAAATTGCTCGTCTTGGTTATATTTGCCAGGGCAACGAATGGAGCTTCTTCATGCTTTTCTCTTCAAACTTTGTTCTTAATAG GTGTGAAAAGGTGAATTGTCTGACGCTGTACCCCTGGATTCACCAGTTTAGCAATAATAAGAAGTCTTCCGATCAGACGCGGTCGATCCAATTTCCTGATGTCAATCCTCAGAGTTTACCGCAAGATTCCGACTTCTCCATGGTAGCAGGAGATTTCCTCGAAGTCTACTCTGATGCAG ATTCCTGGGACTGCGTGGCTACTTGCTTCTTTATCGACACGGCTCATAACATCATACAATATGTTGAGACCATCTGGAAGATTCTTAAGCCTGGAGGAATTTGGATCAATCTGG GTCCGCTGTTGTACCATTTTGAGAACATGGCCAATGAGCTCTCAGTTGAACTCAGCTACGAAGACATCAGGGCGGCAATGGTGAAATTAGGCTTCCACATAGTG GTGGAGAACGAGTCGCTACATACCACCTACACAGAGAACGAGCGTTCGATGTTGAGATACATTTACGACTGCGTCCTCTTTGTGGCACGGAAACCTCACAATTTGCACTCTAACTGTCGAAAAGAGGAGGACCAACAGAGTTCGCCGCCCGCTGCCAAATCGCCACGACAAGATGACTCAGAGTGTT TCCAGGTTCTCTGTAGTTGTCCAAGTCGACTTGGATCGCCTCCAGTTCCCCCGTGGCCCCAACCAGGGTAG
- the carnmt1 gene encoding carnosine N-methyltransferase isoform X1: protein MAETKEEAPLIGEYLPKERKTFTPEEEARLERQHFWRIIDAFRFYRGHVQEHVNRAERHFLSLPERHQNLLPSVLPHLARIRQCADHNHEVLQAIVEHSIHMFENIEYGEREDSRKVRSSSTFDMDKLKSTIKQFVRDWSEAGQCERESCYEPIIREIQRHFPSDQYDVSKVSVLVPGAGLGRLAWEIARLGYICQGNEWSFFMLFSSNFVLNRCEKVNCLTLYPWIHQFSNNKKSSDQTRSIQFPDVNPQSLPQDSDFSMVAGDFLEVYSDADSWDCVATCFFIDTAHNIIQYVETIWKILKPGGIWINLGPLLYHFENMANELSVELSYEDIRAAMVKLGFHIVVENESLHTTYTENERSMLRYIYDCVLFVARKPHNLHSNCRKEEDQQSSPPAAKSPRQDDSECFVQVDLDRLQFPRGPNQGRGHRKWMDGYLLHFKCNRTMVPLFARIVHENVVKACCSFARMFFFVYFVLK from the exons ATGGCGGAAACAAAAGAGGAGGCACCGCTAATAGGGGAATATTTGccaaaggaaagaaaaacgTTCACCCCCGAGGAAGAGGCCAGGCTCGAAAGGCAACATTTTTGGAGAATAATCGACGCCTTTAGATTTTACAG ggGGCATGTGCAAGAGCATGTAAATCGAGCAGAGCGGCACTTTCTGAGTCTGCCTGAGCGCCACCAGAATTTACTGCCTTCTGTACTTCCACACCTGGCCCGGATCCGTCAGTGCGCAGACCACAACCACGAAGTCCTGCAGGCCATTGTCGAGCACAGCATTCACATGTTTGAGAACATTGAGTACGGGGAGAGG GAGGATTCGAGGAAAGTGCGCTCCTCCTCAACGTTTGACATGGACAAGCTCAAGTCCACCATTAAGCAGTTTGTCAGAGACTGGAGCGAGGCGGGTCAGTGTGAGCGAGAGTCCTGCTATGAGCCCATCATCCGGGAGATCCAAAGGCACTTCCCAAGTGACCAATA TGATGTGTCTAAGGTCAGCGTGCTGgtcccgggggccggacttggTCGTCTCGCTTGGGAAATTGCTCGTCTTGGTTATATTTGCCAGGGCAACGAATGGAGCTTCTTCATGCTTTTCTCTTCAAACTTTGTTCTTAATAG GTGTGAAAAGGTGAATTGTCTGACGCTGTACCCCTGGATTCACCAGTTTAGCAATAATAAGAAGTCTTCCGATCAGACGCGGTCGATCCAATTTCCTGATGTCAATCCTCAGAGTTTACCGCAAGATTCCGACTTCTCCATGGTAGCAGGAGATTTCCTCGAAGTCTACTCTGATGCAG ATTCCTGGGACTGCGTGGCTACTTGCTTCTTTATCGACACGGCTCATAACATCATACAATATGTTGAGACCATCTGGAAGATTCTTAAGCCTGGAGGAATTTGGATCAATCTGG GTCCGCTGTTGTACCATTTTGAGAACATGGCCAATGAGCTCTCAGTTGAACTCAGCTACGAAGACATCAGGGCGGCAATGGTGAAATTAGGCTTCCACATAGTG GTGGAGAACGAGTCGCTACATACCACCTACACAGAGAACGAGCGTTCGATGTTGAGATACATTTACGACTGCGTCCTCTTTGTGGCACGGAAACCTCACAATTTGCACTCTAACTGTCGAAAAGAGGAGGACCAACAGAGTTCGCCGCCCGCTGCCAAATCGCCACGACAAGATGACTCAGAGTGTT TTGTCCAAGTCGACTTGGATCGCCTCCAGTTCCCCCGTGGCCCCAACCAGGGTAGGggccatagaaaatggatggatggatatttgctaCATTTCAAATGCAACAGAACAATGGTGCCCCTCTTTGCACGGATCGTCCATGAAAATGTCGTCAAAGCTTGCTGCAGTTTtgccagaatgtttttttttgtctattttgtacttaaataa
- the carnmt1 gene encoding carnosine N-methyltransferase isoform X2 encodes MGHVQEHVNRAERHFLSLPERHQNLLPSVLPHLARIRQCADHNHEVLQAIVEHSIHMFENIEYGEREDSRKVRSSSTFDMDKLKSTIKQFVRDWSEAGQCERESCYEPIIREIQRHFPSDQYDVSKVSVLVPGAGLGRLAWEIARLGYICQGNEWSFFMLFSSNFVLNRCEKVNCLTLYPWIHQFSNNKKSSDQTRSIQFPDVNPQSLPQDSDFSMVAGDFLEVYSDADSWDCVATCFFIDTAHNIIQYVETIWKILKPGGIWINLGPLLYHFENMANELSVELSYEDIRAAMVKLGFHIVVENESLHTTYTENERSMLRYIYDCVLFVARKPHNLHSNCRKEEDQQSSPPAAKSPRQDDSECFVQVDLDRLQFPRGPNQGRGHRKWMDGYLLHFKCNRTMVPLFARIVHENVVKACCSFARMFFFVYFVLK; translated from the exons AT ggGGCATGTGCAAGAGCATGTAAATCGAGCAGAGCGGCACTTTCTGAGTCTGCCTGAGCGCCACCAGAATTTACTGCCTTCTGTACTTCCACACCTGGCCCGGATCCGTCAGTGCGCAGACCACAACCACGAAGTCCTGCAGGCCATTGTCGAGCACAGCATTCACATGTTTGAGAACATTGAGTACGGGGAGAGG GAGGATTCGAGGAAAGTGCGCTCCTCCTCAACGTTTGACATGGACAAGCTCAAGTCCACCATTAAGCAGTTTGTCAGAGACTGGAGCGAGGCGGGTCAGTGTGAGCGAGAGTCCTGCTATGAGCCCATCATCCGGGAGATCCAAAGGCACTTCCCAAGTGACCAATA TGATGTGTCTAAGGTCAGCGTGCTGgtcccgggggccggacttggTCGTCTCGCTTGGGAAATTGCTCGTCTTGGTTATATTTGCCAGGGCAACGAATGGAGCTTCTTCATGCTTTTCTCTTCAAACTTTGTTCTTAATAG GTGTGAAAAGGTGAATTGTCTGACGCTGTACCCCTGGATTCACCAGTTTAGCAATAATAAGAAGTCTTCCGATCAGACGCGGTCGATCCAATTTCCTGATGTCAATCCTCAGAGTTTACCGCAAGATTCCGACTTCTCCATGGTAGCAGGAGATTTCCTCGAAGTCTACTCTGATGCAG ATTCCTGGGACTGCGTGGCTACTTGCTTCTTTATCGACACGGCTCATAACATCATACAATATGTTGAGACCATCTGGAAGATTCTTAAGCCTGGAGGAATTTGGATCAATCTGG GTCCGCTGTTGTACCATTTTGAGAACATGGCCAATGAGCTCTCAGTTGAACTCAGCTACGAAGACATCAGGGCGGCAATGGTGAAATTAGGCTTCCACATAGTG GTGGAGAACGAGTCGCTACATACCACCTACACAGAGAACGAGCGTTCGATGTTGAGATACATTTACGACTGCGTCCTCTTTGTGGCACGGAAACCTCACAATTTGCACTCTAACTGTCGAAAAGAGGAGGACCAACAGAGTTCGCCGCCCGCTGCCAAATCGCCACGACAAGATGACTCAGAGTGTT TTGTCCAAGTCGACTTGGATCGCCTCCAGTTCCCCCGTGGCCCCAACCAGGGTAGGggccatagaaaatggatggatggatatttgctaCATTTCAAATGCAACAGAACAATGGTGCCCCTCTTTGCACGGATCGTCCATGAAAATGTCGTCAAAGCTTGCTGCAGTTTtgccagaatgtttttttttgtctattttgtacttaaataa
- the carnmt1 gene encoding carnosine N-methyltransferase isoform X6: MAETKEEAPLIGEYLPKERKTFTPEEEARLERQHFWRIIDAFRFYRGHVQEHVNRAERHFLSLPERHQNLLPSVLPHLARIRQCADHNHEVLQAIVEHSIHMFENIEYGEREDSRKVRSSSTFDMDKLKSTIKQFVRDWSEAGQCERESCYEPIIREIQRHFPSDQYDVSKVSVLVPGAGLGRLAWEIARLGYICQGNEWSFFMLFSSNFVLNRCEKVNCLTLYPWIHQFSNNKKSSDQTRSIQFPDVNPQSLPQDSDFSMVAGDFLEVYSDADSWDCVATCFFIDTAHNIIQYVETIWKILKPGGIWINLGPLLYHFENMANELSVELSYEDIRAAMVKLGFHIVVENESLHTTYTENERSMLRYIYDCVLFVARKPHNLHSNCRKEEDQQSSPPAAKSPRQDDSECCTPGSL, encoded by the exons ATGGCGGAAACAAAAGAGGAGGCACCGCTAATAGGGGAATATTTGccaaaggaaagaaaaacgTTCACCCCCGAGGAAGAGGCCAGGCTCGAAAGGCAACATTTTTGGAGAATAATCGACGCCTTTAGATTTTACAG ggGGCATGTGCAAGAGCATGTAAATCGAGCAGAGCGGCACTTTCTGAGTCTGCCTGAGCGCCACCAGAATTTACTGCCTTCTGTACTTCCACACCTGGCCCGGATCCGTCAGTGCGCAGACCACAACCACGAAGTCCTGCAGGCCATTGTCGAGCACAGCATTCACATGTTTGAGAACATTGAGTACGGGGAGAGG GAGGATTCGAGGAAAGTGCGCTCCTCCTCAACGTTTGACATGGACAAGCTCAAGTCCACCATTAAGCAGTTTGTCAGAGACTGGAGCGAGGCGGGTCAGTGTGAGCGAGAGTCCTGCTATGAGCCCATCATCCGGGAGATCCAAAGGCACTTCCCAAGTGACCAATA TGATGTGTCTAAGGTCAGCGTGCTGgtcccgggggccggacttggTCGTCTCGCTTGGGAAATTGCTCGTCTTGGTTATATTTGCCAGGGCAACGAATGGAGCTTCTTCATGCTTTTCTCTTCAAACTTTGTTCTTAATAG GTGTGAAAAGGTGAATTGTCTGACGCTGTACCCCTGGATTCACCAGTTTAGCAATAATAAGAAGTCTTCCGATCAGACGCGGTCGATCCAATTTCCTGATGTCAATCCTCAGAGTTTACCGCAAGATTCCGACTTCTCCATGGTAGCAGGAGATTTCCTCGAAGTCTACTCTGATGCAG ATTCCTGGGACTGCGTGGCTACTTGCTTCTTTATCGACACGGCTCATAACATCATACAATATGTTGAGACCATCTGGAAGATTCTTAAGCCTGGAGGAATTTGGATCAATCTGG GTCCGCTGTTGTACCATTTTGAGAACATGGCCAATGAGCTCTCAGTTGAACTCAGCTACGAAGACATCAGGGCGGCAATGGTGAAATTAGGCTTCCACATAGTG GTGGAGAACGAGTCGCTACATACCACCTACACAGAGAACGAGCGTTCGATGTTGAGATACATTTACGACTGCGTCCTCTTTGTGGCACGGAAACCTCACAATTTGCACTCTAACTGTCGAAAAGAGGAGGACCAACAGAGTTCGCCGCCCGCTGCCAAATCGCCACGACAAGATGACTCAGAGTGTTGTAC TCCAGGTTCTCTGTAG
- the carnmt1 gene encoding carnosine N-methyltransferase isoform X5 has product MAETKEEAPLIGEYLPKERKTFTPEEEARLERQHFWRIIDAFRFYRGHVQEHVNRAERHFLSLPERHQNLLPSVLPHLARIRQCADHNHEVLQAIVEHSIHMFENIEYGEREDSRKVRSSSTFDMDKLKSTIKQFVRDWSEAGQCERESCYEPIIREIQRHFPSDQYDVSKVSVLVPGAGLGRLAWEIARLGYICQGNEWSFFMLFSSNFVLNRCEKVNCLTLYPWIHQFSNNKKSSDQTRSIQFPDVNPQSLPQDSDFSMVAGDFLEVYSDADSWDCVATCFFIDTAHNIIQYVETIWKILKPGGIWINLGPLLYHFENMANELSVELSYEDIRAAMVKLGFHIVVENESLHTTYTENERSMLRYIYDCVLFVARKPHNLHSNCRKEEDQQSSPPAAKSPRQDDSECCTQENVICHGGRH; this is encoded by the exons ATGGCGGAAACAAAAGAGGAGGCACCGCTAATAGGGGAATATTTGccaaaggaaagaaaaacgTTCACCCCCGAGGAAGAGGCCAGGCTCGAAAGGCAACATTTTTGGAGAATAATCGACGCCTTTAGATTTTACAG ggGGCATGTGCAAGAGCATGTAAATCGAGCAGAGCGGCACTTTCTGAGTCTGCCTGAGCGCCACCAGAATTTACTGCCTTCTGTACTTCCACACCTGGCCCGGATCCGTCAGTGCGCAGACCACAACCACGAAGTCCTGCAGGCCATTGTCGAGCACAGCATTCACATGTTTGAGAACATTGAGTACGGGGAGAGG GAGGATTCGAGGAAAGTGCGCTCCTCCTCAACGTTTGACATGGACAAGCTCAAGTCCACCATTAAGCAGTTTGTCAGAGACTGGAGCGAGGCGGGTCAGTGTGAGCGAGAGTCCTGCTATGAGCCCATCATCCGGGAGATCCAAAGGCACTTCCCAAGTGACCAATA TGATGTGTCTAAGGTCAGCGTGCTGgtcccgggggccggacttggTCGTCTCGCTTGGGAAATTGCTCGTCTTGGTTATATTTGCCAGGGCAACGAATGGAGCTTCTTCATGCTTTTCTCTTCAAACTTTGTTCTTAATAG GTGTGAAAAGGTGAATTGTCTGACGCTGTACCCCTGGATTCACCAGTTTAGCAATAATAAGAAGTCTTCCGATCAGACGCGGTCGATCCAATTTCCTGATGTCAATCCTCAGAGTTTACCGCAAGATTCCGACTTCTCCATGGTAGCAGGAGATTTCCTCGAAGTCTACTCTGATGCAG ATTCCTGGGACTGCGTGGCTACTTGCTTCTTTATCGACACGGCTCATAACATCATACAATATGTTGAGACCATCTGGAAGATTCTTAAGCCTGGAGGAATTTGGATCAATCTGG GTCCGCTGTTGTACCATTTTGAGAACATGGCCAATGAGCTCTCAGTTGAACTCAGCTACGAAGACATCAGGGCGGCAATGGTGAAATTAGGCTTCCACATAGTG GTGGAGAACGAGTCGCTACATACCACCTACACAGAGAACGAGCGTTCGATGTTGAGATACATTTACGACTGCGTCCTCTTTGTGGCACGGAAACCTCACAATTTGCACTCTAACTGTCGAAAAGAGGAGGACCAACAGAGTTCGCCGCCCGCTGCCAAATCGCCACGACAAGATGACTCAGAGTGTTGTAC CCAAGAAAATGTGATCTGTCATGGAGGGAGACACTAA
- the LOC133500034 gene encoding uncharacterized protein LOC133500034: MQEVGSSHSLKVYKEGRPHSATRAWCGCGFLRLGAQSAIVTTMHEALGFWILSAVVCVGLGHHHVGHTDGLSQVISGNKEFAFQMYRKLAAHANNQGKNIFYSPSSVSVSLAALSVGARGDTHQQLFNGLYYNTSQVTQKDVNQVFSTLIKRRDNSSDISEGTALFLDDTFEPKPEFVKDLKESFYTLVSNVNFQQTTESANTINKYVSDKTNGLIEKLVDSLDPNTIMYLVSHIYFKGKWDTPFETEQTKEDIFTVDENTKVPVQMMNKKASFPVYRDLAINTTVLRLPFNSSYSMLLLLPDNMAELEKAICPQHLAKWTNLMAVWKYDIFLPKFSIKTEYFLKEILIQMGMTHMFDGRADLSGISEGPKLMVSSVVHQATLDVDESGATAAGVTGIGITLTSSRVTPVLKFNRPFMLLITENGTHDILFLGKIINPNQFNREEQRMLIQHTTKEQRLLSQQAKLKRGKSTTMHAALGFWILSAVVCVGLGHHHVGHTDDGLSQVTSGNKEFAFQMYRKLAAHADNQGKNIFYSPSCVSVALAALSVGARGDTHQQLFNGLYYNTSQVTQKDVNQVFSTLIKRRDNSSDISEGTALFLDDTFEPKPEFVKDLKESYYSHVSNVNFEQTTESVNTINKYVSGKTNGLIEKLVDSLDPTTIMYLVSHIYFKGKWDTPFETEQTKEDIFTVDENTKVPVQMMNKEDSFHVYHDLEINTTVLRLPFNSSYSMLLLLPDNMAELEKAICPQHLAKWTKWMKIREYNIFLPKFSIKTEYSLKEILMQMGMTHMFDSRADLSGISEGQKLMVSSVVHQAALDVDESGATAAAATGIGITLMSLHHVPVLKFNRPFMLLITENSTHDILFLGKIINPNN, from the exons ATGCAGGAAGTGGGCTCGTCCCACTCGCTCAAGGTGTATAAAGAAGGCCGTCCTCACTCTGCAACTCGTGCTTGGTGTGGCTGCGGTTTTTTGAGACTGGGGGCGCAGTCAGCAATTG TCACAACGATGCACGAGGCCCTGGGTTTCTGGATCTTATCAGCGGTGGTCTGTGTGGGACTTGGCCACCACCATGTGGGCCACACTGACGGCCTATCACAGGTCATCTCAGGAAACAAAGAGTTTGCCTTCCAGATGTACAGGAAGTTGGCGGCTCATGCTAACAACCAGGGCAAGAACATCTTTTACTCTCCGAGCAGCGTTTCCGTCTCCTTGGCTGCTTTGTCTGTCGGAGCCCGGGGGGACACCCACCAACAGCTGTTTAATGGTCTGTATTATAACACCTCCCAAGTTACGCAGAAGGATGTGAATCAGGTCTTCAGCACGCTCATCAAAAGGAGAGACAATTCCTCGGACATCAGTGAAGGGACCGCTTTGTTCCTGGATGACACCTTCGAGCCAAAACCAGAGTTTGTGAAGGATTTGAAAGAATCCTTTTATACACTGGTGTCAAATGTTAACTTCCAGCAAACAACAGAAAGCGCGAATACCATCAACAAATATGTATCAGATAAGACCAACGGCTTGATTGAAAAGTTGGTGGACAGCCTGGATCCGAACACAATCATGTACCTCGTAAGCCACATCTACTTCAAAG GAAAGTGGGACACTCCTTTTGAAACCGAGCAAACAAAAGAAGATATCTTCACTGTTGATGAGAACACCAAG GTTCCTGTGCAGATGATGAACAAGAAGGCTAGTTTTCCCGTCTATCGTGATCTGGCAATAAACACGACAGTCCTGCGCCTTCCCTTCAACAGCTCTTATTCCATGCTCCTGCTGTTGCCTGACAACATGGCAGAGCTAGAAAAGGCAATTTGTCCACAGCATCTCGCTAAATGGACAAATTTGATGGCAGTTTG gaagtaTGACATATTTCTTCCAAAGTTCTCTATTAAGACTGAGTACTTTCTGAAAGAAATACTGATTCAAATGGGAATGACTCACATGTTTGACGGTCGAGCAGATTTGAGTGGCATTTCGGAGGGCCCGAAGCTGATGGTCTCCAGT GTTGTGCACCAAGCTACCCTTGACGTTGACGAATCAGGAGCCACTGCTGCAGGTGTCACAGGCATTGGCATCACCCTGACGTCCTCGCGTGTTACCCCTGTGTTGAAGTTCAATCGTCCATTCATGCTTCTCATCACTGAAAACGGCACACATGATATTCTCTTTTTGGGTAAAATAATTAATCCCAATCA ATTTAACAGAGAGGAACAGAGAATGTTGATCCAACACACCACGAAGGAACAGCGGCTACTTAGCCAGCAAGCTAAGCTGAAAAGGGGGAAG TCCACAACGATGCATGCAGCCCTGGGTTTCTGGATCTTATCAGCGGTGGTCTGTGTGGGACTAGGCCACCACCATGTAGGCCACACTGATGATGGCCTGTCACAGGTCACCTCAGGAAACAAAGAGTTTGCCTTCCAGATGTACAGGAAGTTGGCGGCTCATGCTGACAACCAGGGCAAGAACATCTTTTACTCTCCGAGTTGCGTGTCTGTCGCCTTGGCCGCTTTGTCTGTCGGAGCCCGGGGGGACACCCACCAACAGCTGTTTAATGGTCTGTATTATAACACCTCCCAAGTTACGCAGAAGGATGTGAATCAGGTCTTCAGCACGCTCATCAAAAGGCGAGACAATTCCTCGGACATCAGTGAAGGGACCGCTTTGTTCCTGGATGACACCTTTGAGCCAAAACCAGAGTTTGTGAAGGATTTGAAAGAATCCTATTATTCCCATGTGTCAAATGTTAACTTTGAGCAAACGACAGAAAGTGTTAATACCATCAACAAATATGTATCTGGTAAGACCAACGGGTTGATCGAGAAGTTGGTGGACAGCCTGGATCCGACCACAATCATGTACCTCGTAAGCCACATCTACTTTAAAG GAAAGTGGGACACTCCTTTTGAAACCGAGCAAACAAAAGAAGATATCTTCACTGTTGATGAGAACACCAAG GTTCCTGTCCAGATGATGAACAAGGAGGATAGTTTTCACGTCTATCATGATCTGGAGATAAACACGACAGTCCTGCGCCTTCCCTTCAACAGCTCTTATTCCATGCTCCTGCTGTTGCCTGACAACATGGCAGAGCTAGAAAAGGCAATTTGTCCACAGCATCTTGCTAAAtggacaaaatggatgaaaatcag ggagTATAACATATTTCTTCCAAAGTTCTCTATTAAGACTGAGTACTCTCTGAAAGAAATACTGATGCAAATGGGAATGACTCACATGTTTGACAGTCGAGCAGACTTGAGTGGAATTTCGGAGGGCCAGAAGCTGATGGTCTCCAGT GTTGTGCACCAAGCTGCCCTTGACGTTGACGAATCAGGAGCCACCGCCGCAGCTGCCACAGGCATTGGCATCACCCTGATGTCTTTACATCATGTCCCCGTGTTGAAGTTCAATCGCCCATTCATGCTCCTCATCACTGAAAACAGCACACATGATATTCTCTTTTTGGGCAAGATAATTAATCCCAACAATTGA
- the carnmt1 gene encoding carnosine N-methyltransferase isoform X4 — protein sequence MAETKEEAPLIGEYLPKERKTFTPEEEARLERQHFWRIIDAFRFYRGHVQEHVNRAERHFLSLPERHQNLLPSVLPHLARIRQCADHNHEVLQAIVEHSIHMFENIEYGEREDSRKVRSSSTFDMDKLKSTIKQFVRDWSEAGQCERESCYEPIIREIQRHFPSDQYDVSKVSVLVPGAGLGRLAWEIARLGYICQGNEWSFFMLFSSNFVLNRCEKVNCLTLYPWIHQFSNNKKSSDQTRSIQFPDVNPQSLPQDSDFSMVAGDFLEVYSDADSWDCVATCFFIDTAHNIIQYVETIWKILKPGGIWINLGPLLYHFENMANELSVELSYEDIRAAMVKLGFHIVVENESLHTTYTENERSMLRYIYDCVLFVARKPHNLHSNCRKEEDQQSSPPAAKSPRQDDSECCTCPSRLGSPPVPPWPQPG from the exons ATGGCGGAAACAAAAGAGGAGGCACCGCTAATAGGGGAATATTTGccaaaggaaagaaaaacgTTCACCCCCGAGGAAGAGGCCAGGCTCGAAAGGCAACATTTTTGGAGAATAATCGACGCCTTTAGATTTTACAG ggGGCATGTGCAAGAGCATGTAAATCGAGCAGAGCGGCACTTTCTGAGTCTGCCTGAGCGCCACCAGAATTTACTGCCTTCTGTACTTCCACACCTGGCCCGGATCCGTCAGTGCGCAGACCACAACCACGAAGTCCTGCAGGCCATTGTCGAGCACAGCATTCACATGTTTGAGAACATTGAGTACGGGGAGAGG GAGGATTCGAGGAAAGTGCGCTCCTCCTCAACGTTTGACATGGACAAGCTCAAGTCCACCATTAAGCAGTTTGTCAGAGACTGGAGCGAGGCGGGTCAGTGTGAGCGAGAGTCCTGCTATGAGCCCATCATCCGGGAGATCCAAAGGCACTTCCCAAGTGACCAATA TGATGTGTCTAAGGTCAGCGTGCTGgtcccgggggccggacttggTCGTCTCGCTTGGGAAATTGCTCGTCTTGGTTATATTTGCCAGGGCAACGAATGGAGCTTCTTCATGCTTTTCTCTTCAAACTTTGTTCTTAATAG GTGTGAAAAGGTGAATTGTCTGACGCTGTACCCCTGGATTCACCAGTTTAGCAATAATAAGAAGTCTTCCGATCAGACGCGGTCGATCCAATTTCCTGATGTCAATCCTCAGAGTTTACCGCAAGATTCCGACTTCTCCATGGTAGCAGGAGATTTCCTCGAAGTCTACTCTGATGCAG ATTCCTGGGACTGCGTGGCTACTTGCTTCTTTATCGACACGGCTCATAACATCATACAATATGTTGAGACCATCTGGAAGATTCTTAAGCCTGGAGGAATTTGGATCAATCTGG GTCCGCTGTTGTACCATTTTGAGAACATGGCCAATGAGCTCTCAGTTGAACTCAGCTACGAAGACATCAGGGCGGCAATGGTGAAATTAGGCTTCCACATAGTG GTGGAGAACGAGTCGCTACATACCACCTACACAGAGAACGAGCGTTCGATGTTGAGATACATTTACGACTGCGTCCTCTTTGTGGCACGGAAACCTCACAATTTGCACTCTAACTGTCGAAAAGAGGAGGACCAACAGAGTTCGCCGCCCGCTGCCAAATCGCCACGACAAGATGACTCAGAGTGTTGTAC TTGTCCAAGTCGACTTGGATCGCCTCCAGTTCCCCCGTGGCCCCAACCAGGGTAG